The Arachis hypogaea cultivar Tifrunner chromosome 14, arahy.Tifrunner.gnm2.J5K5, whole genome shotgun sequence genome has a segment encoding these proteins:
- the LOC112743487 gene encoding fructose-1,6-bisphosphatase, chloroplastic — MVAMAAATASSRLIFSKPSTPSRLSSFQLCDVLGTKSAVHSSSKRKNGGVRCMAVAGEAPPTETKKRSSGFELYTLTSWLLKQELEGVIDAELTIVLSSISMACKQIASLVQRANISNLTGVQGATNVQGEDQKKLDVVSNEVFSNCLRSSGRTGIIASEEEDVPVAVEESYSGNYIVVFDPLDGSSNIDAAVSTGSIFGIYSPNDECLADVGDEDDPTLDKAEQRCIVNVCQPGSNLLAAGYCMYSSSIIFVLTIGKGVFVFTLDPLYGEFVLTQENLQIPKAGKIYAFNEGNYQLWDDKLKKYIDDLKDPGPSGKPYSARYIGSLVGDFHRTLLYGGIYGYPRDKKSKNGKLRLLYECAPMSFIVEQAGGKGSDGHQRILDIEPTEIHQRVPLYIGSVEEVEKVEKYLA; from the exons ATGGTAGCTATGGCAGCAGCAACAGCATCCTCGCGCTTAATTTTCTCAAAGCCAAGCACCCCTTCACGCCTCTCCTCCTTCCAACTATGCGATGTGCTTGGCACGAAATCAGCGGTACATAGCAGTAGTAAGAGAAAGAATGGCGGAGTTAGGTGCATGGCTGTTGCTGGTGAAGCACCACCAACAGAGACAAAGAAGAGGAGTAGTGGGTTTGAGCTTTATACTCTTACTAGCTGGCTTCTGAAGCAGGAGCTAGAAGGAGTCATTGATGCTGAGCTTACTATTGTTCTGTCTAGCATTTCCATGGCGTGCAAGCAGATTGCTTCTTTGGTCCAAAGAGCTAACATTTCAAACCTCACCGGTGTTCAGGGTGCAACCAATGTTCAAGGTGAAGACCAGAAGAAGCTTGATGTTGTTTCAAATGAG GTGTTCTCAAACTGCTTGAGGTCAAGTGGGAGGACAGGGATCATAGCGTCAGAGGAAGAGGATGTGCCAGTGGCAGTGGAAGAGAGTTATTCAGGGAATTACATTGTGGTGTTTGACCCTCTTGATGGCTCATCTAACATTGATGCTGCAGTCTCAACTGGCTCCATTTTTGGGATCTATAGCCCCAATGATGAGTGCCTTGCTGACGTTGGGGATGAGGATGATCCCACA CTTGACAAAGCAGAACAAAGGTGTATTGTGAATGTGTGCCAACCCGGAAGCAACCTCCTTGCAGCCGGTTACTGCATGTACTCAAGCTCAATAATCTTCGTCCTGACAATCGGAAAAGGAGTATTCGTCTTCACACTGGATCCGCTCTATGGCGAATTCGTCTTAACTCAAGAAAACCTGCAGATTCCCAAAGCAGGGAAAATATATGCATTCAATGAAGGTAACTACCAGCTTTGGGATGACAAGTTAAAGAAATACATTGATGATCTTAAGGACCCTGGTCCTAGTGGCAAGCCTTATTCTGCAAGATATATTGGTAGTTTGGTTGGGGATTTCCATAGGACACTCTTGTATGGTGGAATTTATGGGTACCCTAGAGACAAGAAAAGCAAGAATGGCAAGCTTAGGCTTCTTTATGAATGCGCTCCAATGAGTTTCATTGTAGAACAAGCTGGCGGAAAAGGTTCAGATGGTCATCAGAGAATACTTGACATTGAACCAACGGAA ATTCACCAGCGTGTTCCCCTGTACATTGGGAGTGTAGAGGAGGTGGAGAAGGTCGAAAAGTACTTGGCTTAA
- the LOC112743485 gene encoding uncharacterized protein has translation MAGKPSTKGRKVETLGKGKVTPTQIAFIVDRYLCDNNFSSTRSIFRTEASSLIANSPINEAPKTLLTLGEMLDEYISLKEQKVMLEQERVLMEQEKNRVQMLLHGMQNVMNAFNASGNLSALPAKSAVALAPSQPAYINKPQPGVPSSVQIKSHIHSLPPSSNTNSEGGNFSTSAMNVSDRKRKDTKTDAPLAVKKSRGRSTNKKVSVQGPNVLPQPDNTIDSQVVGPPTSSIRSSPENCVPSGSQAQGSNIAKCLFDQSSLPPTNNSQPPKTPTRRITSSQSGTHISPPEISSVSGCNQEATPTRCTVISTKRVMVSPAKQMAYIEMSHCISPLKTGSDKLGKRDHVRSRLDFGSDMPEGLDKQLSNEVSTSESEKELDMFDIEFPNFDALGIDFSFSEMLNDLEIPCDGIDFSCQPTSSPSIENASGSPQECNDTNALNELSTVSEVLCEKDLRILGPDCMTAVKSVTKSITVISPEKKREQSLD, from the exons aTGGCGGGAAAGCCATCCACCAAAGGCAGAAAGGTAGAGACACTGGGGAAAGGGAAGGTCACACCAACGCAGATCGCGTTCATCGTCGATAGGTACCTTTGCGACAACAACTTCTCGTCCACGCGTTCCATCTTCCGAACTGAAGCTTCCTCTCTCATCGCCAATTCACCCATTAATGag gcaCCGAAGACTCTGTTGACTTTAGGGGAGATGCTGGATGAGTACATAAGCTTGAAGGAGCAGAAGGTGATGTTGGAGCAGGAAAGGGTTCTTATGGAGCAAGAGAAAAATCGGGTTCAGATGCTGTTGCACGGTATGCAGAATGTCATGAACGCTTTCAATGCCAGTGGAAACCTCTCAGCTCTTCCGGCGAAATCTGCAGTTGCTCTTGCTCCTTCTCAACCAGCTTATATTAACAAACCTCAGCCAG GTGTACCTTCTTCTGTGCAAATCAAATCGCATATACACTCACTGCCTCCGTCTAGCAATACAAATTCAGAGGGTGGAAACTTCTCAACATCTGCGATGAATGTATCCGACAGAAAGAGAAAGGATACTAAAACAGATGCACCTTTAGCTGTGAAAAAGTCTCGTGGTAGGTCAACCAACAAGAAAGTTTCTGTCCAAG GTCCAAATGTGCTACCGCAGCCTGATAATACCATTGATTCTCAAGTAGTAGGTCCACCAACTTCTTCAATTCGTTCTTCACCAGAGAACTGTGTGCCGAGTGGATCACAGGCTCAAGGATCCAATATTGCTAAATGCTTATTCGACCAATCTTCACTCCCTCCTACTAATAATTCACAACCACCAAAGACACCTACTAGAAGAATAACTTCATCCCAAAGTGGTACACATATCTCACCTCCTGAGATTTCTTCAGTCTCGGGTTGCAATCAAGAGGCTACTCCTACGCGCTGCACTGTGATTTCAACCAAGAGAGTTATGGTCAGCCCTGCGAAACAGATGGCATACATAGAGATGAGCCATTGCATTTCACCTCTGAAGACAGGTTCTGACAAATTAGGAAAGAGAGATCATGTGAGAAGCAGATTGGACTTTGGTTCTGATATGCCAGAGGGCTTGGACAAACAATTGTCTAACGAGGTTTCTACGTCTGAGTCTGAGAAGGAACTGGACATGTTTGACATTGAGTTCCCAAATTTCGATGCTTTAGGAATTGACTTCTCCTTCAGTGAAATGTTAAATGATCTAGAAATACCTTGTGATGGCATTGACTTCAGTTGCCAACCAACATCAAGCCCTTCCATTGAAAATGCTTCAGG CTCACCTCAAGAATGCAATGACACTAATGCTTTAAATGAATTATCAACTGTTTCTGAAGTCCTATGTGAGAAAGATCTGAGAATATTAG gTCCAGATTGTATGACAGCAGTGAAATCTGTCACAAAAAGCATAACAGTTATTAGCCCTG AGAAAAAGCGGGAGCAGTCTCTTGATTAG
- the LOC112743489 gene encoding uncharacterized protein has translation MPSPAPRWQDYCPNMKDELFKGFLEKHEFASNYDKAMARTVWNKTMHDRYPNILKRARDRAFKEANSTSIADIKGHGPKAMKVDVWNGLVDHWLDSKWQNKSVAGQKNRTAMPAHKLHTVGSISFGEHKRRKEAKLKRRVSFLEVYDDVHKKKSGEYVSEVSKEIIDSYGEAISQKYGEDLIDQPEVDPDVWTEVAGTNKKGRVHGLGRSLDIGIHDHRDVPLSEDIGVSTVKSISQIDITEAIKEALPSAINAILPSVVNEAIQSNLLSLLSKIPGFPQEKNQ, from the exons ATGCCTTCTCCAGCGCCAAGATGGCAGGATTATTGTCCAAACATGAAGGACGAATTGTTTAAAGGTTTTCTG GAAAAACATGAATTTGCATCAAATTATGATAAGGCTATGGCAAGAACTGTTTGGAATAAGACAATGCATGACCGCTATCCTAATATTTTGAAAAGAGCAAGGGATAGAGCTTTTAAGGAGGCAAACTCTACTAGTATTGCTGATATTAAGGGTCATGGACCTAAAGCAATGAAAGTTGATGTTTGGAATGGCTTAGTTGATCATTGGTTAGATTCAAAGTGGCAAAATAAGTCTGTGGCCGGTCAAAAAAATAGGACTGCTATGCCTGCTCATAAACTACACACTGTAGGGTCTATCAGTTTTGGCGAACACAAGAGAAGAAAG GAAGCTAAGTTGAAGCGTCGTGTATCTTTCCTTGAAGTATATGATGATGTTCATAAGAAAAAAAGTGGAGAATATGTTTCTGAAGTATCCAAGGAAATTATT GACTCATATGGAgaggcaatatcacaaaaatatggagaagatttAATAGATCAACCTGAAGTTGATCCTGACGTGTGGACAGAAGTTGCAGGAACCAACAAGAAAGGACGAGTTCATGGGTTAGGCCGCAGTCTGGATATTGGTATTCATGATCATAGAGATGTGCCATTATCTGAAGATATAGGTGTTTCTACAGTCAAGTCAATTTCACAAATAGACATCACTGAGGCTATTAAAGAAGCATTGCCTAGTGCTATAAATGCAATCTTGCCTAGTGTTGTAAATGAAGCTATACAGAGTAATTTACTGTCTCTCCTTTCTAAGATTCCAGGATTCCCCCAAGAGAAGAATCAGTAG